A genomic stretch from Styela clava chromosome 5, kaStyClav1.hap1.2, whole genome shotgun sequence includes:
- the LOC120344554 gene encoding uncharacterized protein LOC120344554, which translates to MEYNGAFEGSKSEILEKLSSGSECPLRHPKTEIVHLGKHLECLSCHVAGNVLHCFAKVSQKKRRHFHCPYCPKMYERSAHLKSHSSSQRGKYCSQKLECNQKSGVKSDGIKKKGG; encoded by the exons ATGGAATATAATGGAGCATTCGAAGGGTCCAAGTCAGAAATTCTAGAGAAGTTGTCGAGTGGAAGTGAATGTCCTCTTCGTCATCCTAAAACTGAGATTGTGCATTTGGGGAAGCATTTAGAA TGTTTATCTTGCCATGTCGCCGGGAATGTTTTGCATTGTTTCGCAAAAGTGAGTCAGAAAAAAAGGAGGCATTTTCACTGTCCCTACTGCCCTAAAATGTACGAAAGAAGTGCTCATTTAAAAAGTCACTCATCCTCTCAAAGAG gAAAATACTGTAGTCAAAAATTGGAATGTAATCAAAAAAGCGGCGTGAAAAGCGATGGAATCAAAAAAAAAGGAGGTTGA